In uncultured Draconibacterium sp., one genomic interval encodes:
- a CDS encoding HU family DNA-binding protein, producing MSIKFKVIEKGQPGVAGGGEKKFYALAQSSGDMTLTKLTKSIEKVSTVSGADIRAVLYAMVDVMKDALADGQIVRLGDLGSLRISISSNGEDTADKVSAKSVKAARTIFTPGAELKNQLKNMKYEKA from the coding sequence ATGTCTATTAAATTTAAAGTTATTGAGAAAGGCCAACCCGGAGTAGCCGGTGGTGGCGAAAAAAAGTTTTATGCTTTGGCACAGTCGAGTGGCGATATGACACTGACCAAACTCACCAAAAGCATCGAAAAGGTGAGTACGGTTAGTGGTGCCGATATACGCGCGGTGCTTTACGCCATGGTTGATGTAATGAAAGATGCACTTGCCGACGGCCAGATTGTTCGTTTGGGCGACCTGGGCAGCCTGCGTATAAGTATTTCGAGTAATGGCGAAGACACTGCCGATAAGGTATCGGCAAAGTCGGTTAAAGCCGCCCGAACCATTTTTACACCCGGTGCCGAGCTGAAAAACCAGCTTAAAAACATGAAGTACGAAAAGGCCTGA
- a CDS encoding DUF418 domain-containing protein, whose translation MSHIPTPLSSRERIDYMDLLRGIAIFGILIANLRWFSLYSPQVSGMFTYEEIDHVIYLLQGVFIESKFYTIFSLLFGWGIALQINRSQKDDASTAGFLRRRLCFMMLLGGMHMFFIWEGDIVFLYGLVGFVLVALRKYSNSTLLITGILMLLSPVLLYFLKMNWPWVNYPSDYLYSLGEKMYQHFGWIDQDTSRTGVLSESKSIVTSIKITLADAPYRFAYLFAVSRIPKVLGAMLIGFYMGRTNLYSKIMKHKNVVLKATIAGLIVFVPLNYWLEGILKNEQAYYQHQIEGLYYTIADSLTVFPLALVYMTALALLFEKKWIQIILNPVLAVGKTAFSNYVFQSLIGIIIFYGVGFGLAGQFGPLAWTIAAVIIFSFQIILSNLWLKYFRFGPLEWIWRSLTYRKIQPLKLAKD comes from the coding sequence ATGAGCCATATACCTACCCCGCTTTCTTCGCGCGAACGTATTGATTACATGGACTTGCTGAGAGGTATTGCAATCTTCGGCATTCTAATCGCCAATTTAAGGTGGTTCTCGCTTTATTCACCACAAGTGAGCGGAATGTTCACTTACGAAGAAATCGATCATGTAATATACCTTCTGCAAGGCGTTTTTATTGAAAGTAAATTTTACACCATCTTCAGCTTGCTTTTTGGCTGGGGAATTGCACTTCAGATCAACCGCTCGCAAAAAGACGATGCCTCTACCGCCGGCTTCCTTCGCCGCCGACTCTGTTTTATGATGCTTCTGGGCGGAATGCATATGTTTTTTATCTGGGAAGGCGACATTGTATTTCTATACGGATTGGTTGGTTTTGTATTGGTAGCTCTCCGAAAATATTCCAACAGCACCCTGTTAATCACCGGTATTCTTATGCTTTTGTCTCCCGTTTTACTTTATTTTCTGAAGATGAATTGGCCGTGGGTCAACTACCCTTCCGACTATTTATACAGCCTTGGAGAAAAAATGTATCAACACTTTGGCTGGATTGACCAGGATACCAGCAGAACGGGTGTTTTGAGCGAAAGCAAGAGTATCGTTACAAGCATTAAAATTACCCTTGCTGATGCACCTTATCGTTTTGCGTATTTATTTGCCGTAAGCCGCATTCCAAAAGTGCTGGGTGCCATGTTGATTGGTTTTTATATGGGCCGAACCAATTTGTATTCAAAAATAATGAAGCACAAAAATGTCGTATTAAAAGCAACCATTGCAGGATTGATTGTTTTTGTTCCGCTTAATTACTGGCTCGAAGGTATTTTGAAAAATGAACAGGCGTATTATCAGCATCAAATCGAAGGATTGTATTATACCATTGCGGATTCACTTACCGTGTTTCCACTTGCTTTGGTGTACATGACGGCACTGGCGCTGCTGTTCGAAAAGAAGTGGATTCAGATAATTCTGAACCCGGTGCTTGCTGTCGGAAAAACGGCCTTTAGCAATTATGTATTTCAGAGTTTAATCGGAATAATTATTTTTTACGGAGTAGGATTTGGGTTAGCCGGACAATTTGGTCCGCTGGCCTGGACCATTGCTGCGGTTATCATATTTAGTTTCCAAATCATCCTGAGCAATTTGTGGCTGAAATATTTTCGTTTTGGCCCACTGGAATGGATTTGGCGAAGTTTAACCTACCGGAAAATCCAACCACTAAAACTTGCAAAGGATTAA
- the ltrA gene encoding group II intron reverse transcriptase/maturase: MIEQILTRKNLLQAMYKVRQNHGSAGVDGMPVTRLSDLLAIDKKELTAKVRSGKYLPQAILGVEIPKGKGKTRLLGIPTVTDRLLQQAVLQVITARFEYEFSDSSFGFRPNRSVQQAVLKAKGYINEGFQHIVDIDLKTFFDEVNHCYLLQLLYRKIKCRETMRLIRKWLRSPIQIKGKLVKRRKGVPQGSPLSPLLSNIMLHELDRELERQGFRFVRYADDFSIYLKTKTSARKVGNNIYRFLKRKLKLPINREKSGIRRPVHFILLGFGFVPTYRKGERGKYQLVVSEKSWSSLKYKLKTITRKTTPMSFDERIGKLNEVQRGWINAFRLASIQIKLADLDGWLRNRLRYCIWHYWKKPERKRKNLIRLGVDPGKAYQWSRSRMGGWAIAQSPILGTTITVDRLKMRGYVPLLDLYNEVKPKSPLFPMT; the protein is encoded by the coding sequence ATGATTGAACAAATTCTAACGCGGAAAAACCTGTTACAGGCAATGTATAAAGTCCGGCAGAACCACGGTTCGGCAGGAGTTGACGGTATGCCGGTAACCCGCTTGTCAGACTTACTTGCTATCGACAAGAAAGAACTAACAGCTAAGGTTCGAAGCGGGAAGTATTTACCACAAGCCATTTTAGGAGTAGAGATTCCGAAAGGAAAAGGGAAAACCCGTTTACTGGGGATCCCTACAGTAACCGATCGCCTGTTACAACAGGCAGTTTTACAAGTAATCACGGCACGTTTCGAGTATGAGTTTTCGGATTCCAGTTTTGGATTCCGCCCCAACCGGAGCGTGCAACAGGCAGTACTGAAGGCAAAGGGCTACATCAACGAGGGGTTTCAGCATATCGTCGATATCGACCTGAAAACTTTCTTCGACGAAGTAAACCACTGCTACCTTCTGCAACTGCTTTACCGCAAAATCAAATGCCGCGAAACGATGCGTCTTATCCGCAAGTGGCTGCGTTCCCCGATTCAAATCAAGGGAAAACTGGTTAAACGCCGCAAAGGCGTACCGCAGGGCAGCCCGCTGAGCCCGTTACTGTCGAACATCATGCTACATGAACTCGACAGGGAACTGGAACGGCAAGGCTTTCGATTTGTTCGTTATGCTGATGACTTTAGTATTTATCTGAAAACTAAAACATCCGCCCGAAAAGTTGGGAATAACATCTATCGTTTTCTGAAACGAAAACTGAAGTTGCCCATCAACCGGGAGAAAAGCGGTATCCGTCGTCCTGTACATTTTATCCTTCTCGGTTTTGGCTTTGTGCCAACCTACCGGAAAGGTGAACGCGGCAAGTATCAACTGGTAGTATCAGAAAAGAGCTGGAGCAGTTTAAAGTACAAACTGAAAACCATCACCCGCAAGACCACCCCAATGAGTTTCGACGAGCGTATCGGAAAACTTAACGAGGTTCAGCGCGGCTGGATCAATGCTTTCCGTTTGGCAAGTATACAGATCAAACTCGCTGACCTTGACGGGTGGCTTCGCAACCGCCTCCGATATTGTATTTGGCATTACTGGAAGAAACCCGAACGAAAAAGGAAAAACCTGATTCGTTTAGGCGTCGATCCGGGAAAAGCCTATCAATGGAGCCGTTCGCGAATGGGTGGCTGGGCTATTGCCCAAAGCCCAATTCTTGGTACTACAATTACTGTTGATCGGTTGAAAATGCGGGGTTACGTTCCTTTGCTGGATCTTTACAACGAGGTGAAACCAAAATCACCGTTGTTTCCTATGACTTAG
- a CDS encoding EamA family transporter: MLNKIDKKSVQIIFAYFLIYVVWGSTYYFIGYALNDFPPFLLGAVRFSIAGVLLLAWRYYKGVKVFEKSLVKKSAVSGLVLLFIDMAVIMLAQSYVTSSLVAIIASSTTIWILLLDFPMWKKNFRNPFTIGGIILGFLGVLLLYLEQYLNENITDIHNIGIYILIFGCISWALGTLYTKYFSMRETSTDAFAGAAWQMIFASIMFWIFSTSLGEMATVEAKEISISSWAAVVYLIIFGSIFAYTAYIWLLKVRPAAEVATHAYVNPVIAIILGVSLGNELVTGIQIGGLLLILTSVTLVQLNKLRLVRKKNVMKLRDIGVE, encoded by the coding sequence ATGCTAAACAAAATCGACAAGAAATCGGTACAAATCATTTTTGCCTATTTTCTCATTTATGTAGTTTGGGGTTCAACCTACTACTTCATCGGTTATGCATTAAACGACTTCCCTCCTTTCTTGCTTGGTGCAGTACGCTTTTCGATTGCCGGAGTCCTTCTGCTGGCATGGCGCTATTACAAAGGAGTGAAAGTATTTGAGAAAAGCCTGGTAAAAAAATCGGCGGTAAGCGGCCTCGTACTGTTGTTTATCGATATGGCGGTGATTATGCTGGCGCAAAGCTACGTAACCAGCAGCCTGGTTGCCATTATCGCATCCTCCACTACTATTTGGATCTTGCTGCTCGATTTCCCGATGTGGAAAAAGAACTTTCGAAATCCGTTTACAATCGGAGGAATCATACTTGGTTTTCTTGGGGTTTTACTTTTATACCTGGAACAATATCTGAATGAAAATATCACCGACATTCATAACATAGGCATCTACATCCTCATTTTTGGATGCATATCCTGGGCCTTGGGTACGCTTTACACCAAATACTTTTCGATGCGCGAAACCAGTACCGATGCATTTGCAGGAGCAGCCTGGCAAATGATATTTGCGTCCATTATGTTTTGGATTTTCTCGACATCCCTTGGAGAAATGGCAACTGTAGAAGCCAAAGAGATTTCAATATCATCGTGGGCAGCAGTTGTTTACCTCATTATTTTTGGTTCCATTTTCGCCTACACCGCATACATCTGGTTGTTAAAAGTTCGTCCGGCCGCCGAGGTGGCTACGCATGCTTATGTAAATCCGGTTATTGCGATAATACTCGGTGTATCACTGGGAAACGAACTGGTAACCGGAATACAAATTGGCGGTCTGCTTCTTATTCTTACAAGTGTAACACTGGTACAGCTTAACAAGCTAAGGTTAGTCAGAAAAAAAAACGTTATGAAACTTAGAGATATAGGTGTTGAATGA
- a CDS encoding YARHG domain-containing protein, which produces MKYILIPLLIISLIACKKSKRAESALKNADVKIYSKTIEEPNKVIDTCSFEYFITKTDNYGEIPKYLVDSFIGEEWYNTNDAYQAFYGDNENKHYCLNGNKIITFQITSFGVCSDTYLSTYNSRGKMISNLIVGGNCDADLSSAHYSFNYFSIYSDSLVETYKKTIQAVDYKHTLPDSIESLDDVETKEIIECKQYIIKTNGIIEKQRKTKNILNRDELMNLDIQSLRIMRNEFFARYGYKFKSKDLNDYFSQIEWYSPKYDDVSDKLSAFEIYNISLIKEVESEKNDK; this is translated from the coding sequence ATGAAATACATTCTTATCCCCCTTTTAATAATTTCATTAATAGCTTGTAAAAAAAGCAAAAGGGCAGAAAGTGCATTAAAGAATGCGGATGTAAAAATCTATTCTAAGACTATAGAAGAGCCTAATAAAGTCATTGATACCTGCAGTTTTGAATATTTTATAACAAAAACAGATAACTATGGAGAAATACCAAAGTATTTGGTTGACTCTTTTATTGGCGAAGAATGGTATAATACTAATGATGCATATCAAGCATTTTATGGGGATAATGAAAATAAGCACTATTGCCTTAATGGCAATAAGATTATAACCTTCCAAATTACAAGTTTTGGCGTATGTTCTGATACATATTTGTCTACGTATAACTCTAGAGGAAAGATGATTTCAAATCTAATAGTTGGGGGAAATTGTGACGCTGATTTGTCTTCAGCTCATTATTCATTCAATTATTTTAGCATTTATTCTGACAGCTTAGTTGAAACATATAAAAAGACTATTCAAGCAGTTGATTACAAACATACACTACCAGACTCTATAGAAAGCTTAGACGATGTTGAAACAAAAGAAATTATAGAGTGTAAGCAGTACATTATAAAAACGAATGGAATAATTGAGAAGCAAAGAAAAACGAAAAACATTCTAAATAGAGATGAGTTAATGAACCTTGATATTCAATCATTGAGGATTATGCGGAATGAATTCTTTGCTAGGTATGGTTATAAGTTTAAAAGCAAAGATTTAAATGATTACTTTTCTCAAATAGAATGGTATTCACCAAAGTATGATGATGTCTCAGATAAGCTTTCTGCATTTGAGATTTACAATATTAGTTTAATCAAAGAGGTTGAAAGTGAAAAAAATGATAAATAA
- the ltrA gene encoding group II intron reverse transcriptase/maturase, whose protein sequence is MNLWNETKSVPISKTMVWEAYKKVKANKGSAGVDQISMEEFDADRSKHLYKLWNRMASGSYFPPPVKEVEIAKKDGKTRLLGIPTIADRIGQMVIKDYLEPRFEKIFSNNSYGYRPKRSAHQALAAVRENCRLTNWVLDLDIKGFFDNIDHGKLLIALEKHVSENWCLFYIKRWLNVPVLKQSGKLVEKQGKGTPQGGVISPLLANLFLHYAIDKWLELKLKAVSFVRYADDAILHCKSKAHAEWLLENLRERLKACGLELHPEKTKLVYCRDYRRQGDHPVVKFDFLGYSFQPRTTKSPKTGKLFLGYDCAISISSKRRIADKMEELDIVGLTYKSIVGVAQFLNPFIRGWVNYFGKFRRHELNPIFQLLRKRIVRWARKRYKRYKTSVNRAYKWFETVRKQFPSLFYHWQIGLCG, encoded by the coding sequence ATGAATTTATGGAATGAGACAAAATCAGTACCTATAAGCAAAACCATGGTATGGGAAGCTTATAAGAAGGTAAAAGCCAACAAAGGGAGTGCAGGTGTTGATCAAATCAGCATGGAAGAATTTGATGCTGACAGGTCGAAACATTTGTACAAACTTTGGAACCGCATGGCATCGGGCAGTTATTTCCCGCCACCTGTTAAAGAAGTTGAAATAGCCAAGAAAGACGGAAAGACCCGCTTACTTGGCATTCCAACAATCGCCGACAGGATAGGGCAAATGGTTATAAAAGATTATTTGGAGCCAAGGTTTGAGAAAATATTCAGTAACAATTCTTATGGTTACCGACCAAAGCGAAGCGCCCATCAGGCACTTGCTGCGGTACGTGAAAACTGTAGGCTAACCAACTGGGTTCTCGACCTCGATATTAAAGGTTTCTTTGATAATATCGACCATGGGAAGTTATTGATTGCCTTGGAGAAACATGTAAGCGAAAATTGGTGTTTATTTTACATTAAACGGTGGTTGAATGTGCCTGTGTTAAAGCAATCAGGAAAACTGGTTGAAAAGCAAGGTAAAGGAACCCCACAGGGAGGTGTGATAAGCCCTTTATTAGCCAACTTGTTTCTGCATTATGCCATAGATAAATGGCTTGAACTAAAGCTTAAAGCAGTGAGTTTTGTTCGTTATGCCGATGACGCAATACTTCATTGTAAGAGCAAAGCCCATGCAGAATGGCTGCTGGAAAATTTACGCGAAAGACTAAAAGCTTGTGGGTTGGAACTACACCCTGAAAAGACAAAACTTGTATATTGCCGCGATTATCGCCGTCAAGGTGACCATCCAGTAGTAAAGTTTGACTTTCTTGGGTATTCGTTTCAGCCGCGCACAACCAAATCGCCAAAGACAGGGAAACTGTTCTTGGGTTACGATTGTGCCATCAGTATTAGTTCGAAGAGACGTATTGCTGACAAGATGGAGGAATTGGACATTGTTGGACTGACTTACAAAAGTATTGTAGGCGTTGCCCAATTTTTAAACCCTTTTATACGAGGGTGGGTTAACTACTTCGGTAAGTTCAGGAGACACGAACTGAATCCAATCTTTCAGTTACTGCGAAAGCGTATTGTGCGCTGGGCTAGAAAGAGGTACAAACGCTATAAAACCAGCGTAAACCGTGCCTACAAATGGTTCGAAACGGTGAGGAAACAATTTCCATCGCTGTTTTACCATTGGCAAATAGGATTATGTGGATAA
- a CDS encoding DUF3737 family protein codes for MKLVENRFFEGERPLFAAQNLHIKKVEIGTGESALKEAGNIRATACTFSGKYPFWHNTNSIIEDCLFTPGGRAAIWYCKNLRMVNTRVEAPKMFREIDGLYLKNVELTDAQECTWWCRNIEFEDVKVNNGDYIFKNSENIKIENLTLQGNYSFQYAKNVEIRNSHLNSKDAFWNTENVTVYDSVIDGEYLGWHSKNLRLVNCVIGGTQPLCYAQNLVLENCKMKEDADLAFEYSTLKAEISSPVASVKNPSKGEILAQSIGEIIFDEHCKCPGGCKIKVQSEVNV; via the coding sequence ATGAAACTAGTAGAAAACAGATTTTTTGAAGGAGAACGCCCTTTATTTGCAGCACAAAACTTACACATTAAAAAAGTTGAAATTGGCACAGGAGAATCCGCCCTTAAAGAAGCAGGCAACATAAGAGCTACCGCCTGTACTTTTAGCGGGAAATACCCGTTTTGGCACAATACAAACAGCATTATAGAGGACTGTTTGTTTACTCCCGGAGGCCGGGCAGCTATTTGGTATTGCAAAAACCTGCGAATGGTAAATACCCGTGTGGAAGCACCAAAGATGTTTCGCGAAATTGACGGATTGTACCTGAAAAACGTGGAACTTACCGATGCACAAGAATGTACCTGGTGGTGCCGGAACATTGAATTTGAAGACGTAAAGGTGAATAATGGCGATTACATCTTTAAAAACAGCGAGAATATAAAAATTGAGAATCTTACACTTCAGGGAAACTATAGTTTTCAGTACGCAAAAAATGTTGAAATCCGCAACTCGCACCTCAACTCGAAAGACGCTTTCTGGAATACCGAAAATGTAACGGTTTACGATTCGGTAATTGATGGAGAATACCTGGGCTGGCACTCGAAAAACCTGCGACTGGTTAACTGTGTAATTGGTGGAACGCAGCCCTTGTGTTATGCACAGAATTTAGTGCTGGAAAACTGCAAAATGAAAGAGGATGCCGATCTGGCATTTGAATACAGCACCTTAAAAGCCGAAATTTCAAGTCCGGTTGCCAGTGTAAAAAATCCTTCAAAAGGCGAAATTCTGGCACAAAGCATTGGCGAAATCATTTTCGATGAACACTGTAAATGTCCGGGCGGCTGTAAAATAAAGGTTCAAAGCGAAGTAAACGTTTAG
- a CDS encoding D-Ala-D-Ala carboxypeptidase family metallohydrolase yields MNEPVKTTARWFNESEFKKCSPPCSLQDMRQSTMDKLDSARDIAGIPLVLNSAYRSPAYEKGMRRTGTGAHPERSAVDIKCNTSRNRFLIVEALLMAGFTRIGIAKTFIHADDSETHDQQVIWLYK; encoded by the coding sequence ATGAATGAACCAGTAAAAACCACAGCACGTTGGTTCAACGAAAGCGAATTTAAAAAGTGTAGTCCACCCTGTTCGTTGCAGGATATGCGACAAAGTACAATGGATAAACTTGATTCTGCACGTGATATTGCCGGAATTCCGTTAGTGCTTAATTCGGCATACCGAAGCCCTGCTTACGAAAAAGGAATGAGACGCACCGGTACCGGAGCTCACCCCGAACGCAGTGCAGTTGATATAAAATGTAACACATCACGCAATCGGTTTTTAATTGTAGAAGCACTTCTGATGGCAGGTTTTACGCGTATCGGTATCGCAAAAACTTTTATTCATGCCGATGATTCGGAAACTCACGACCAGCAGGTAATTTGGTTGTATAAATAA
- a CDS encoding MalY/PatB family protein, producing the protein MQHNFDEKIVRRGSNSYKWDSKTNDDIIPLWVADMDFKTAQPIIDALTDRVQHGIFGYTKVPDAYYNAVISWFGRRHNFTIEKEWMIYTIGVVPAISATILALTEPGDKVIVQEPVYNCFFSSIRNNKCESFSNDLIYEDGKYTIDFNDLEKKAADPKAKVMLLCNPHNPAGRVWTKDELKKIGEICFRNKVIVVSDEIHCDLVHRGHTHVPFASLGRQFLENSVTCVAPSKTFNLAGLQIANILTYDPELRQKIDKAININEVCDVSPFAVEGLIAAYTHTDSGKWLDDLRAYLWDNYLLVKDFFAGNFPQFPILPLEATYLVWIDTSVLNIKSEKLTELLIEKGKVWLNEGTVYGKAGEGFMRLNIACQRDVLQEGLKRLKTAFDQITV; encoded by the coding sequence ATGCAACACAATTTCGACGAAAAAATAGTACGCAGAGGTAGCAATTCATACAAGTGGGATTCGAAAACCAACGACGATATTATTCCGCTGTGGGTGGCCGACATGGATTTTAAAACTGCACAACCCATTATCGATGCACTCACCGATCGTGTGCAGCACGGCATTTTTGGATACACCAAAGTACCCGATGCCTATTACAATGCCGTTATCAGCTGGTTTGGACGCCGGCATAATTTTACAATCGAAAAAGAATGGATGATCTACACAATTGGTGTGGTACCCGCTATTTCTGCTACCATTCTGGCACTTACCGAACCCGGTGATAAAGTGATTGTGCAGGAGCCTGTTTACAATTGTTTTTTCTCGTCGATTCGGAATAACAAATGCGAAAGTTTCTCCAACGATCTGATCTACGAAGACGGTAAATACACTATTGATTTTAATGATCTGGAAAAAAAGGCGGCTGATCCGAAAGCCAAAGTGATGCTGTTATGTAACCCCCATAATCCGGCAGGCCGTGTTTGGACAAAGGATGAACTGAAGAAGATTGGCGAAATTTGTTTCCGTAATAAGGTCATTGTGGTTTCAGATGAAATCCATTGCGATTTGGTGCACCGGGGACATACACATGTTCCGTTCGCATCGTTGGGACGGCAGTTTCTGGAGAACTCGGTAACCTGTGTTGCTCCAAGTAAAACTTTTAACCTGGCGGGATTACAGATTGCCAATATTCTAACATACGATCCGGAGCTGCGCCAAAAGATTGATAAAGCGATCAATATTAACGAAGTTTGCGATGTGAGTCCGTTTGCCGTTGAAGGATTGATTGCCGCCTACACACACACAGATTCGGGAAAATGGCTGGATGATTTGCGAGCCTATTTGTGGGACAATTACTTGTTGGTAAAGGACTTCTTTGCCGGGAACTTCCCACAATTTCCAATTTTACCATTGGAAGCCACTTACCTGGTTTGGATCGACACTTCTGTTTTAAACATTAAGTCGGAGAAACTTACTGAATTGCTGATAGAAAAAGGAAAGGTCTGGCTGAATGAAGGAACGGTTTACGGCAAGGCCGGAGAAGGTTTTATGCGGCTTAATATTGCCTGTCAGCGCGATGTGTTACAGGAAGGACTGAAGCGATTAAAAACGGCATTTGACCAAATAACAGTTTAA
- a CDS encoding site-specific integrase: MRRKKLFRTPYLFDAGGDISKPWWIELGYRDPKDGKMKRKRYQEDLSLLKTKKARYEHGEQLVKMYTAKLMKGWTPLDDVSNQVIYEDELEYHVAAQVYGRKRKANKNIRFYGSEFIAKAKAAKAKKTFESYRGKIREFISWLEREKLVDNDLDTFDNQTIVRFFDYLISERQLARRTVEKYKMTLSKFFGNLERQKIISNFPVHDIDLPETDEDFSAMPFLDDDMEKILPAMREQDPQLFLAALLQYFCFIRPGNELLNMKVKQINFGARSIRVPKNIAKKRKERVIDIPTQLFEVLQQHGIHTYGKEMFLIGPFGRPGNRQIGTNTLRNRFNKFRDDLDLSKSYKWYSFKHTGAGKLLESGATIVELMNQLGHTDITSTYRYIRQHFGERSEHVRESFPSPRGF; this comes from the coding sequence ATGAGAAGAAAAAAACTTTTTAGAACTCCCTACCTTTTCGATGCCGGTGGCGACATTTCGAAGCCGTGGTGGATTGAATTAGGTTACCGCGATCCGAAGGACGGTAAAATGAAACGCAAGCGTTATCAGGAGGATCTTTCGCTGCTAAAAACTAAGAAGGCAAGGTACGAGCATGGCGAGCAATTGGTTAAAATGTACACCGCGAAGCTGATGAAAGGCTGGACACCGCTCGACGATGTAAGCAACCAGGTTATTTACGAAGACGAGCTGGAGTATCACGTTGCCGCGCAGGTGTATGGACGGAAGCGGAAGGCAAACAAAAACATCCGCTTTTATGGATCGGAATTTATTGCAAAGGCTAAAGCCGCGAAAGCAAAAAAGACTTTTGAAAGTTACCGTGGAAAAATCCGCGAGTTTATTTCCTGGCTCGAGCGCGAAAAATTGGTGGACAATGACCTGGACACTTTCGATAACCAAACAATTGTGCGATTTTTCGATTACCTAATCTCCGAGCGACAACTTGCACGTCGTACGGTTGAGAAATATAAAATGACACTGTCTAAGTTTTTTGGAAACCTTGAACGGCAAAAGATAATTTCCAATTTCCCGGTACATGATATCGACCTTCCGGAAACGGACGAAGACTTTTCGGCCATGCCTTTTCTTGACGATGATATGGAGAAGATCCTGCCGGCAATGCGCGAACAGGATCCGCAATTATTTTTAGCTGCACTGCTGCAGTACTTCTGTTTTATTCGTCCAGGGAACGAACTATTAAACATGAAGGTGAAGCAGATTAATTTTGGAGCCAGGTCAATACGAGTGCCTAAAAACATTGCAAAAAAGCGAAAAGAGCGTGTGATCGATATCCCTACGCAACTTTTTGAAGTGCTGCAGCAACATGGAATTCACACCTATGGAAAGGAAATGTTTTTGATAGGGCCGTTTGGAAGACCTGGTAACCGGCAGATTGGCACTAACACGCTCCGGAACCGGTTTAATAAATTCCGGGATGATCTTGATTTATCGAAGTCGTACAAATGGTATTCGTTTAAACATACTGGTGCAGGGAAATTACTGGAGAGCGGAGCAACAATTGTTGAATTAATGAACCAGCTTGGCCATACCGATATCACATCAACTTATAGATATATTCGTCAACATTTTGGAGAACGATCGGAGCATGTGCGTGAGAGCTTCCCCTCTCCTCGAGGATTTTAG
- a CDS encoding tyrosine-type recombinase/integrase, giving the protein MFENTLKQSNITKPYTIHMLRHSFATHILEQGVDMRYIQNLLGHESTKKTEIYTHVSQNALHKIKSPPDCIFNDKTNNNNKLRQ; this is encoded by the coding sequence GTGTTTGAGAATACACTAAAACAAAGTAATATTACAAAACCATATACCATTCATATGTTACGACATTCGTTTGCCACTCATATACTGGAACAAGGTGTCGATATGAGATATATTCAAAATTTGTTAGGACATGAATCGACAAAAAAGACAGAGATATACACTCACGTTAGCCAAAATGCTCTGCACAAAATAAAAAGTCCGCCAGACTGCATTTTTAATGATAAAACAAACAATAACAATAAGTTACGCCAGTAA
- a CDS encoding carboxymuconolactone decarboxylase family protein — protein sequence MENVVKTEFNVPTREEVSATNQEIFDALTKALGFVPNLYATIAYSDNGLKRFLDYQNAKTSLSNKEKEAVNLIVSQVNGCVYCQSAHLVLGKMNGFTDEQLLDIRRAKSVDSKLNALVKLAADLTENRGNANTANVEDFFEHGYTKENLVDLILQISDKTAMNYLHNLTKIPVDFPVASVL from the coding sequence ATGGAAAACGTAGTAAAAACAGAATTTAATGTCCCAACACGAGAAGAAGTATCTGCAACCAACCAGGAGATTTTTGATGCCTTAACAAAAGCACTGGGTTTTGTCCCAAATCTTTATGCAACAATTGCTTATTCTGATAATGGTTTAAAGCGCTTTCTGGATTATCAGAATGCAAAAACATCGTTGTCGAACAAAGAAAAAGAAGCTGTAAATCTTATCGTTAGCCAGGTAAATGGCTGCGTTTATTGCCAGAGTGCACATCTTGTATTGGGTAAAATGAATGGTTTTACCGACGAGCAGTTATTGGATATTCGTCGTGCAAAAAGCGTTGATTCAAAACTAAATGCCCTGGTAAAATTGGCAGCTGATTTAACCGAAAACAGAGGGAATGCAAATACCGCTAATGTGGAAGACTTTTTCGAACACGGCTATACCAAAGAAAACCTGGTGGATCTGATTCTTCAAATTAGCGATAAAACCGCCATGAATTACTTACATAATCTTACCAAAATACCGGTAGATTTTCCCGTTGCATCAGTTCTTTAA